In the genome of Flexistipes sinusarabici DSM 4947, one region contains:
- a CDS encoding methyltransferase domain-containing protein, translating into MGYEIDSGLYEQAELSLVPEFALNISRGCGNPTGFANLQPGDVVVDFGCGGGIDVILAVHKVGPQGRVIGIDGTPQMIERAKQAVTEAGLQDRNIEFCNAYLDETRFLDGFADVVTSNCVINLCPDKDAVYKEAFRILKPGGRIAISDIVFIDNINHELRERFQSTWAGCLGGAIAEEDYWQTVKKAGFAEIQIVARHTLNPEELEAMACCPGKEFTPPPSKEDRVAVEGKVTSVKFTAIKPLLK; encoded by the coding sequence TTGGGCTATGAAATTGACTCGGGGCTTTATGAACAGGCTGAGCTTTCCCTGGTACCAGAATTTGCTCTCAATATCTCACGAGGTTGTGGCAACCCTACGGGCTTTGCGAACCTTCAGCCAGGTGATGTGGTTGTAGATTTTGGTTGTGGCGGCGGGATAGACGTCATCCTGGCTGTTCACAAAGTCGGCCCGCAAGGGAGAGTAATCGGAATAGATGGCACGCCTCAAATGATCGAACGGGCCAAGCAGGCTGTGACTGAGGCAGGATTGCAAGACAGGAACATCGAATTCTGCAATGCCTACTTGGACGAGACGCGATTTTTAGACGGCTTCGCGGATGTCGTGACATCTAATTGTGTCATCAACCTATGCCCTGACAAGGATGCAGTATACAAGGAAGCCTTTCGTATCCTGAAACCTGGTGGGCGGATTGCCATCTCGGATATTGTTTTCATAGATAACATCAATCATGAGCTACGAGAGCGCTTCCAGTCAACTTGGGCAGGATGTTTGGGAGGAGCAATAGCAGAAGAAGACTACTGGCAAACGGTGAAAAAAGCGGGCTTTGCTGAGATTCAAATTGTGGCTCGTCATACTCTCAACCCCGAAGAATTGGAAGCAATGGCCTGTTGTCCTGGCAAAGAATTCACTCCGCCGCCGAGCAAGGAAGATCGTGTTGCTGTGGAAGGGAAGGTGACTAGCGTCAAGTTCACGGCGATCAAGCCGCTTCTGAAGTGA
- a CDS encoding site-specific DNA-methyltransferase, giving the protein MKLYETLEEQLKQEPNFVTDEGELKKWVVINKARNFDEELIGLLLDNQELKEKFFVEVKGTMVFNQNLFRDF; this is encoded by the coding sequence ATGAAACTATACGAAACATTAGAAGAACAACTCAAACAAGAGCCTAACTTTGTGACAGATGAAGGAGAGTTGAAAAAGTGGGTTGTGATAAATAAAGCCCGAAACTTTGATGAAGAACTGATTGGATTACTACTGGACAATCAGGAATTAAAAGAAAAATTCTTCGTTGAAGTAAAAGGAACAATGGTTTTTAACCAAAACCTATTTAGAGACTTTTGA
- a CDS encoding IS5 family transposase, which yields MYYLLKTKGVVMEKYIEPTVLDSMLDFKANDSTYLDKINSLIDWKKVKSILDKKYRWTKNTSGSRAYSPLLLFKILLVQSWEKLSDPQAEFALKDRLSVIRFVGVSVSGEVPDHSTISRFRSRLLELEIFDELFSEINRQLSELNLIVKSRKEAIIDATLVESSCRPRKVVNDIAEDRHEGDDDNDSSCGGSGGNNESNISYSKDTDASWLKKGNRAYYGYKQFFCVNSDGYILGEMVKSARESEVRNLAPLLQKLNLPKGTAIYADKGYSSESNRKDISGTYADMIMYKAARNKPLTGFQKFHNKAVSKVRYVVEQAIGLIKLHFGYTRSRFIGIDKVRLELSIHCMAYNLRKGALRMI from the coding sequence ATGTATTATTTATTAAAGACAAAAGGAGTTGTTATGGAAAAGTACATAGAACCCACAGTATTAGATTCAATGTTAGACTTTAAAGCTAATGATTCGACTTATCTTGATAAGATAAATTCACTTATAGACTGGAAGAAAGTAAAATCAATCCTTGATAAGAAATACAGATGGACTAAGAACACATCTGGCAGCAGAGCTTATTCCCCGTTACTTTTGTTTAAAATACTTTTAGTACAGTCGTGGGAAAAGCTGAGTGACCCTCAGGCTGAATTTGCCTTAAAGGATCGGTTGTCAGTAATAAGATTTGTAGGAGTAAGTGTATCCGGAGAAGTTCCGGATCACAGTACCATCAGCAGGTTTCGGAGCAGATTACTTGAATTGGAGATATTTGACGAGTTATTTTCAGAGATAAACAGGCAGTTATCGGAATTAAATTTAATAGTGAAAAGCAGGAAGGAAGCGATAATAGATGCGACATTGGTAGAGTCCTCGTGCCGTCCCCGTAAAGTAGTAAATGATATTGCAGAAGATCGGCATGAAGGAGATGATGACAATGATAGTTCCTGTGGTGGTTCCGGAGGGAATAATGAAAGCAACATAAGTTATTCGAAGGACACTGATGCGAGTTGGTTAAAGAAGGGTAATAGAGCGTATTATGGCTACAAACAATTTTTCTGTGTAAATTCGGACGGTTATATATTGGGAGAAATGGTAAAGAGTGCCAGAGAGAGTGAGGTGCGGAATTTGGCACCTTTATTACAAAAGCTTAATTTGCCTAAGGGAACGGCAATATATGCAGATAAAGGCTACAGCAGTGAATCTAACCGCAAAGACATATCAGGAACCTATGCAGATATGATAATGTATAAGGCAGCGCGGAATAAGCCACTTACAGGATTTCAGAAATTTCATAACAAGGCAGTAAGCAAGGTTCGTTATGTCGTTGAGCAGGCAATTGGATTGATTAAGCTTCATTTTGGTTATACTCGTAGCCGGTTTATAGGTATTGATAAAGTTAGGCTGGAATTGTCTATACATTGTATGGCATATAATCTGAGAAAGGGTGCTTTAAGAATGATTTGA
- a CDS encoding site-specific DNA-methyltransferase, whose product MWPFKDCILEGGQSREEQKREEIFFNETLAQDEITQLLEPKVLTNAKSYDKEGERPFEKFNRNSEMNKKRGLPEDTITDNLLIKGNNLLALHSLKKEFAGKVKLIYIDPPYNTEGDANTFLYNNSFNHSTWLTFMKNRLEISKYLMKDDGVIAIAIDDEEQAHLKVLCDEVFGRDNFMGTLIVQIKPSGRTTDAYFATCHEYVLFYSKIPNRPKINFFELTEEERSKYTEGEGDDIYKWRDFLRTGGYSTPEERPNSYYPIYYNPDNKDISLENKGQDYIEILPIDSNGRKRVWRKIPKSFNDHLKNGEIKIVKRNSGSYKVQLIDKIKEGTRPKSVWTDSKYDASSHGTKLLKDLFDGEKVFSFPKSLYSVKDIIEIFTEKGGNDIILDFFAGSGTTAHATLELNQDDEGARNFILCEQLFYVDSVTIKRIKKVLEETNSNETFVAFELSKYNNYFVEKIETSKNTDDLLSIWEQMKEKSFLNYNVDIKKQEEHIEEFKQLSLEQQKQHLFKLLDKNQLYVNLSSLEDEDFACTDEEKKVTKNFYQIKE is encoded by the coding sequence GTGTGGCCGTTTAAAGATTGCATTCTGGAAGGCGGACAAAGCCGTGAAGAACAAAAGCGTGAAGAAATTTTCTTTAATGAGACACTTGCACAAGACGAAATCACCCAATTACTTGAGCCAAAAGTATTAACCAATGCTAAATCCTACGATAAGGAGGGAGAACGCCCATTTGAAAAATTCAACCGCAACTCAGAAATGAATAAAAAACGAGGATTGCCGGAAGATACAATAACCGACAATCTACTTATAAAAGGGAATAACTTATTAGCTTTGCATTCACTAAAGAAAGAATTTGCCGGAAAAGTTAAACTAATTTATATAGACCCCCCTTATAATACCGAAGGAGATGCAAATACATTTCTATATAACAATTCATTTAACCATTCAACATGGTTGACATTTATGAAAAATCGTTTAGAGATATCTAAATATTTAATGAAAGATGATGGCGTTATTGCTATAGCAATTGATGATGAGGAACAAGCACACCTTAAGGTTTTATGTGATGAGGTATTTGGACGCGATAACTTTATGGGAACTCTAATTGTACAAATAAAACCCAGCGGAAGAACAACCGATGCATATTTTGCCACATGCCATGAATATGTTCTCTTTTATTCTAAGATACCTAATAGACCAAAAATTAATTTTTTTGAACTTACCGAAGAAGAAAGAAGTAAATATACAGAAGGTGAAGGTGATGATATCTATAAATGGCGTGACTTTCTAAGAACTGGAGGTTATTCAACACCTGAAGAACGACCAAATTCGTATTATCCAATTTATTATAATCCCGATAATAAAGACATTTCTTTAGAAAATAAAGGTCAAGATTATATAGAAATATTACCCATTGACAGCAATGGAAGAAAAAGAGTATGGCGTAAAATTCCAAAATCTTTTAATGATCATTTAAAAAATGGAGAGATTAAAATTGTTAAAAGAAATAGTGGAAGCTATAAAGTTCAGTTAATTGATAAAATTAAGGAGGGAACAAGACCCAAAAGTGTTTGGACAGATAGTAAATATGATGCTTCATCGCATGGGACAAAGCTTTTAAAAGACCTTTTTGACGGAGAAAAAGTTTTTAGTTTTCCGAAATCGCTATATTCAGTTAAAGATATAATTGAAATTTTTACAGAAAAAGGAGGAAATGATATAATACTTGATTTTTTTGCTGGAAGTGGCACAACCGCTCATGCTACTTTGGAACTTAATCAAGATGATGAAGGAGCCCGGAATTTTATCTTGTGTGAACAATTATTTTATGTTGATTCTGTAACTATTAAAAGAATAAAGAAAGTTTTAGAAGAGACAAATTCTAATGAAACATTTGTTGCATTTGAGCTCTCAAAGTATAATAATTATTTTGTTGAAAAAATTGAAACATCTAAGAATACTGATGATTTATTGTCTATTTGGGAACAGATGAAAGAAAAATCATTCCTGAATTACAACGTGGACATCAAAAAACAGGAAGAGCATATTGAAGAATTTAAACAGTTATCTTTAGAGCAACAAAAACAACACTTATTTAAATTACTGGACAAAAACCAATTGTATGTAAATCTTTCATCGCTTGAAGATGAGGATTTTGCCTGCACAGATGAAGAAAAGAAAGTAACCAAGAATTTTTACCAAATAAAGGAATAG